The following coding sequences lie in one Sorex araneus isolate mSorAra2 chromosome 4, mSorAra2.pri, whole genome shotgun sequence genomic window:
- the NLRC3 gene encoding NLR family CARD domain-containing protein 3 — protein sequence MRKQEVWTGGETGQGHGASSPAVQVKALVDLLAGKGSQSAQTPCRTPDAALRPHGHDSRIQRHREALLSRVGSGPEPGTTWARLQLAEGLTDLQLKEHDFTQVEATRGHWPVARPLPLDRLFLPLSRVSIPPRVSVTIGVAGVGKTTLVREFVRLWAQGQVGRDFSLVLPVTFRDLNTHDKLSADRLARSAFLQAGELGPAPSLSRALLILDGLDECRAPLDFADTAACTDPRKELQVDHLVTNIIRGNLFPEVSVWVTSRPGTAGQIPGGLVDRLTEIRGLNETEVTACLERMFAEAPALAAWALSQARANRALYLMCTVPAFCRLAGSALGHVGRHRRGPQDAEPQPPRGLCELYSCYFRMALVGEGVDKGSLSPRPEQAAPGCRRLVSTLGRLAFHGLLRKKSVFYEMDLKAFGVDLALLPSRPGSCFLQHEGAAYSFIHLSLQEFMAAAYYYGASKRAVFDLFTEGSMSWPRLGFLAHFRNAAHRAMQAEDGRLDVFLRFLSGLLSPRVNALLAGTLLAQGEHQGYWAQAAELLQGCLRPSAAVGAREVNVVQCLQELQHTELVRGVEAALDSGGLAGLTAPAHRAALAYALQVSDARAQTADLPLRLSQGVLQSLLPQLLHCQSLRLDANQFQEPVAELLGSVLSGKDCRIGRLSLAENQIKSKGARALARSLLVNRSLTALDLRSNSIGPPGAKALADALKINRTLASLSLQSNMVGDGGARYLAEALAANRNLSVLHLQNNNIGPTGAQHLAAALKHNRSLKELMFSSNSIGDGGAKALAEALQENQSLGSLGLQSNSISDSGVSALTRALCTNKTLLSLNLRENSISSEGAQALAQALRGNSSLRDLDLTANLLYDRGAQAIAGAVRENRALTSLHLQWNFLQAGAARALGQALQLNKSLASLHLQENTIGDEGASAVAGALKVNTALTALYLQVTSIGALGAQALGEALTVNRTLEILDLRGNAIGVAGAKALATALKVNTSLQRLSLQENSLGMEEMLCVATALASNRGLRHINLQGNHIGESGARMISEAIKTNAPACTVEM from the exons ATGAGAAAGCAGGAGGTGTGGACGGGTGGGGAGACTGGCCAGGGCCACGGTGCCAGCTCCCCGGCCGTGCAGGTGAAAGCCCTCGTGGACCTGCTGGCCGGGAAGGGCAGTCAGAGCGCGCAGACCCCCTGCAGAACGCCCGATGCTGCGCTCCGGCCCCACGGTCATG ACTCCAGGATCCAGAGGCACCGcgaggctctgctgagcagggtGGGCAGCGGCCCGGAACCAGGGACCACCTGGGCCAGGCTGCAGCTGGCGGAGGGCCTGACGGACCTGCAGCTCAAGGAGCATGACTTCACGCAGGTGGAGGCCACCCGCGGGCACTGGCCTgtggccaggcccctccccctcgACAGGCTCTTCCTTCCCCTGTCTCGGGTGTCCATCCCGCCCCGAGTCTCTGTCACCATCGGGGTGGCTGGTGTGGGCAAGACCACCCTGGTGAGGGAGTTTGTccgcctctgggctcaggggcaggtgggcagggactTCTCCCTGGTGCTGCCCGTGACTTTCCGGGACCTGAACACACATGACAAGCTGTCCGCAGACAGACTGGCTCGCTCGGCCTTCCTGCAGGCCGGCGagctgggccccgccccctccctgtccaGGGCCCTGCTCATCCTGGACGGGCTGGACGAGTGCAGGGCCCCGCTGGACTTCGCCGACACTGCGGCCTGCACGGACCCCAGGAAGGAGCTCCAAGTGGACCACCTCGTCACCAACATCATCCGGGGCAACCTCTTCCCGGAGGTCTCGGTCTGGGTCACCTCCCGCCCTGGCACGGCAGGCCAGATCCCGGGGGGCTTGGTGGACCGGCTGACGGAGATCCGGGGCCTGAACGAGACGGAGGTCACTGCGTGTCTGGAGCGGATGTTCGCCgaggccccagccctggccgccTGGGCCCTGAGCCAGGCGCGGGCCAACCGCGCGCTCTACCTCATGTGCACCGTCCCGGCCTTCTGCCGCCTGGCGGGCTCGGCCCTGGGCCACGTGGGCCGCCACCGGCGAGGGCCCCAGGACGCCGAGCCGCAGCCCCCCAGGGGCCTGTGTGAGCTCTACTCCTGCTACTTCAGGATGGCCCTCGTCGGGGAGGGGGTGGACAAGGGCAGCCTGAGCCCGCGCCCCGAGCAGGCGGCTCCCGGCTGCCGCAGGCTGGTGAGCACACTGGGCCGGCTGGCCTTCCACGGGCTGCTCAGGAAGAAAAGCGTGTTCTACGAGATGGACCTCAAGGCGTTCGGCGTGGACCTGGCGCTGCTCCCCAGCCGCCCGGGCAGCTGCTTCCTGCAGCACGAGGGCGCGGCGTACAGCTTCATCCACCTCTCGCTGCAGGAGTTCATGGCGGCCGCCTACTACTATGGCGCGTCCAAGAGGGCCGTCTTCGACCTCTTCACCGAGGGCAGCATGTCCTGGCCCCGGCTCGGCTTCCTTGCGCACTTCCGGAACGCGGCCCACCGGGCCATGCAGGCCGAGGACGGGCGGCTGGATGTGTTCCTGCGCTTCCTGTCCGGCCTCCTGTCCCCCAGGGTCAATGCCCTGCTGGCAGGGACCCTGCTGGCCCAGGGCGAGCACCAGGGCTACTGGGCACAGGCCGCCGAGCTCCTGCAGGGCTGCCTGCGGCCCAGCGCGGCCGTGGGCGCCCGCGAGGTCAATGTGGTGCAGTGCCTGCAGGAGCTGCAGCACACCGAGCTGGTCCGCGGCGTGGAGGCCGCCCTGGACAGCGGGGGCCTGGCCGGGCTCACGGCGCCTGCGCACCGGGCCGCGCTGGCCTACGCCCTGCAGGTGTCAGATGCCCGAGCCCAGACCGCCGACCTGCCCCTGCGCCTGAGTCAGGGGGTCCTCCAGAGCCTGCTGCCCCAGCTGCTCCACTGCCAGAGCCTGAG GCTGGACGCCAACCAGTTCCAGGAGCCAGTGGCAGAGCTGCTGGGCAGCGTGCTGAGTGGGAAGGACTGCCGCATCGGGAGGCTCAG CCTGGCGGAGAACCAGATCAAGAGCAAAGGTGCCAGAGCCCTGGCCAGGTCCCTGCTGGTCAACAGAAGCCTGACCGCTCTGGA CCTCCGCAGCAACTCTATCGGGCCTCCGGGGGCCAAGGCACTGGCCGACGCCCTGAAGATCAACCGGACTCTGGCTTCTCTGAG CCTCCAGAGCAACATGGTCGGGGATGGCGGGGCCAGGTACCTGGCCGAGGCCCTGGCCGCCAACCGGAATCTCTCCGTGCTGCA CCTGCAGAACAACAACATCGGGCCCACGGGAGCCCAGCATCTGGCAGCCGCCCTGAAACACAACAGGAGCCTCAAGGAGCTCAT GTTCTCTAGTAACAGCATTGGCGACGGAGGTGCCAAGGCGCTGGCTGAGGCCCTGCAGGAGAATCAGAGCCTGGGAAGCCTGGG CCTGCAGAGCAATTCCATCAGTGACTCGGGGGTGTCGGCGCTGACCCGGGCCCTCTGCACCAACAAGACCCTCCTCAGCCTcaa CCTTCGAGAAAACTCCATCAGCTCCGAGGGAGCCCAGGCCCTGGCCCAGGCACTCCGCGGCAACAGCAGCCTGAGGGACCTGGA CCTGACAGCCAACCTCCTGTATGACCGAGGCGCCCAGGCCATCGCGGGGGCGGTGAGGGAGAACCGCGCGCTCACGTCCCTCCA CCTGCAGTGGAACTTCCTCCAGGCCGGCGCTGCCCGGGCGCTGGGCCAGGCGCTGCAGCTCAACAAGAGCCTGGCCAGTCTGCA TTTGCAGGAGAACACCATTGGGGACGAAGGGGCCTCGGCGGTGGCAGGTGCCCTGAAGGTGAACACGGCCCTGACTGCACTCTA TCTCCAGGTGACGTCCATCGGAGCCCTGGGGGCCCAGGCACTTGGGGAGGCCTTGACCGTGAACAGAACCCTGGAGATTCTCGA CTTAAGAGGAAACGCTATTGGTGTGGCAGGAGCAAAAGCCCTGGCGACCGCTCTCAAAGTCAACACAAGCCTGCAGAGACTCAG CCTTCAAGAGAATTCCCTGGGGATGGAGGAGATGCTCTGCGTGGCCACCGCGCTGGCGAGTAACCGCGGGCTCCGGCACATCAA CCTTCAGGGAAACCACATCGGAGAGTCTGGGGCCAGAATGATCTCAGAGGCCATCAAGACCAATGCCCCGGCGTGCACTGTGGAGATGTGA